The genomic window ATGGGATCCCCTACCCCGGCCTAAAGGCCGGGGCTAGAGAAAAGGGTTAAGGATCAACTCCGACAAGCACGATGTTTCACTAATTGACTGGTCCACAACAGGCGAAAAGAAATCCTGCTTACGCAATCACCACGGCGGTGCCGCTGACGCTGACCATCAGCATACTGCCGGACTGGCCCACCACTTCGTAATCAATGTCGATGCCTACCACGGCGTTGGCGCCCAGGTCGCGGGCGGCCTGCTCGATCTCCTGCATGGCGATCTCGCGCGCTTTCTTCAATTCCTGTTCATAGGCCGCCGAGCGGCCGCCGATGATGTCGCGCACGCTGGCGAACAGGTCCTTGAAGATGTTCGCGCCGACGATGGCCTCGCCGCAAACGATGTCGCAATACTTGGTAATCTGCTTTCCTTCCACGCTGGGTGTGGTAGTGAGTATCATGGCTGCTTCTCCTGAGGTCCAAATGTAGTATTTTACGACGTACAATCAAGTGAATGATGCACGATGGTGTGGCGTCAGGGCACGACTTTAGTCGTGCCGAATGGCTATTCGCAACGAAGCGGTTTCAACCGCTGAGGGTCGCACCTCAGGGGCTAAAGCCCCATCTCATCGAATCCGCAGCGGCACGACTAAAGTCGTGCCCTGACGGGGAATTGTCCCGCCCCAATATGCGATCCACCACGGCATCTATCGTAATATGAAAAAGATGGTGGCCAGCGCCGCGCCGGCCCATAGAGCGCGGTCGAGGCGCGCGCCGAGGCGCTGCTTGGCGCGGGTCCAGACCCAGGCCAGCGCGGTCATCGACACGGTGATGGCGGCCAGCAGCGCCAGCCATGTCCAGAAACCCACGCCGTCACCGGCCAAGTGGCGCAAATTCCATACGCGATTAACCGGCGACCCGTAGACAATGATTAGATGAACGAAATAGACGAGCAAGGATTCCTTTCCCAGCATTACGATGAAGCCAAGGGCGGGAAGCAGCCAGCTCTCCAGAAAATGGAGGGCGGCCAGGATGGCCATCAACAATCCGACGCGGAGAAAGAAAAACACCGGGCTGCCGCCCCAAAAATCATCGTAGGGAGCCGGCAGCGAAACTTGCGCCAGCAGCAGGCACGCGGCCAGCAGCGCGCCGCCGGTCAACAGAGTGGACTTTAGAAAACCGTGCTCCCCGCCGCGCTGGCGCGACTGCGCGAAGAGGTAGCCCCAGATAGCGCCGGCGGTC from Acidobacteriota bacterium includes these protein-coding regions:
- a CDS encoding heavy metal-binding domain-containing protein; protein product: MILTTTPSVEGKQITKYCDIVCGEAIVGANIFKDLFASVRDIIGGRSAAYEQELKKAREIAMQEIEQAARDLGANAVVGIDIDYEVVGQSGSMLMVSVSGTAVVIA